One part of the Methylobacterium terrae genome encodes these proteins:
- a CDS encoding rhomboid family intramembrane serine protease: protein MDATPDLPRPPRVPVFNMPAVVTASVGILVLLHAVRQGLPDVWDITLLLDLALVPARWTLALDPDRAADVLRAAAAAEGSALEVEARKAFAAYLVADPGAMPWTFVSYALLHGSWGHVLLNGVWLAAFGTPVARRCGAWRYGVIALVSTAAGGFLHVLIDPLSTVPLIGASAGVSGLMAAAVRFAFHPAEGPSPAAVPWQRPVPTRLQTIPELLRNRSAAVFLAIWFVTNLLFGLAALPLGLSDSAVAWDAHLGGFIVGFLLLPLVDRLGRR, encoded by the coding sequence ATGGATGCCACCCCCGACCTCCCGCGACCGCCGCGCGTGCCGGTGTTCAACATGCCCGCCGTGGTCACCGCCTCGGTCGGGATCCTGGTGCTGCTCCATGCCGTGCGGCAGGGGCTGCCCGACGTCTGGGACATCACCCTGCTCCTCGACCTCGCCCTGGTGCCGGCGCGCTGGACCCTCGCCCTCGATCCCGACCGTGCCGCCGACGTGCTGCGGGCGGCCGCCGCCGCGGAGGGCTCCGCCCTCGAGGTCGAGGCGCGCAAGGCCTTCGCGGCCTACCTGGTGGCCGATCCGGGCGCGATGCCCTGGACCTTCGTCTCCTACGCGCTCCTGCACGGCTCCTGGGGCCACGTGCTCCTCAACGGCGTCTGGCTCGCAGCCTTCGGCACCCCGGTGGCGCGGCGCTGCGGCGCCTGGCGCTACGGGGTGATCGCCCTCGTCTCCACCGCCGCGGGAGGCTTCCTGCACGTCCTCATCGATCCCCTGAGCACCGTGCCGCTGATCGGCGCCTCGGCGGGGGTGTCCGGCCTGATGGCGGCGGCGGTGCGCTTCGCCTTCCACCCGGCCGAGGGCCCGAGCCCGGCCGCCGTGCCGTGGCAGCGCCCGGTGCCGACGCGGCTCCAGACCATCCCGGAGCTGCTGCGCAACCGGTCGGCGGCGGTGTTCCTCGCCATCTGGTTCGTCACCAACCTGCTCTTCGGCCTCGCCGCCCTGCCGCTCGGCCTGAGCGATTCGGCGGTCGCCTGGGACGCGCATCTCGGCGGCTTCATCGTCGGATTCCTGCTGCTTCCCCTGGTCGACCGGCTCGGACGACGCTGA
- a CDS encoding PAS domain-containing protein: MKHPTSRMLHAYWNGLRGARAAPERGEIEPGEIRHVLADSLILEIDAPRRAAAIRLAGTRLCALFGAELRGLPFAGLWGEAPAADPWRLIEAVIQETAGVVVGLVGVTEAGETIDLELLLLPLRHRGKTQARVIGSLSPALIPTWLGLRPIVALRTVSLRILTAEANAAAAPLAAPPPAANDEPGPERRKRFVVHRGGRA, translated from the coding sequence ATGAAGCACCCGACCAGCCGCATGCTCCACGCCTACTGGAACGGCCTGCGCGGCGCCCGCGCCGCGCCGGAGCGGGGCGAGATCGAGCCCGGCGAGATCCGCCACGTGCTCGCCGACAGCCTGATCCTGGAGATCGACGCGCCCCGGCGCGCCGCCGCGATCCGCCTCGCCGGCACCCGGCTCTGCGCGCTGTTCGGGGCCGAGCTGCGCGGCCTCCCCTTCGCCGGCCTGTGGGGCGAGGCCCCGGCGGCCGATCCCTGGCGGCTGATCGAGGCGGTGATCCAGGAGACCGCCGGTGTGGTGGTCGGCCTCGTCGGGGTGACGGAGGCCGGCGAGACGATCGACCTCGAATTGCTGCTGCTGCCGCTGCGCCACCGCGGCAAGACCCAGGCGCGGGTGATCGGCTCGCTCTCGCCCGCCCTGATCCCGACCTGGCTCGGCCTGCGCCCGATCGTGGCGCTGCGCACCGTGTCCCTGCGGATCCTCACGGCGGAAGCGAACGCCGCCGCCGCGCCGCTCGCGGCGCCCCCGCCCGCCGCCAACGACGAGCCTGGCCCCGAGCGGCGCAAGCGCTTCGTGGTGCATCGCGGCGGGCGGGCCTGA
- a CDS encoding PilZ domain-containing protein, which translates to MGRAAAPGLRSLALRAAADQRRHHRVAVALLGRYMLADRQEYPCQTVDMSPGGVRLTCAVGGEIGERIVIYLEHVGRIEGTIARLLPDGFAVTIGATARKRDKIASQLTWLANRAVLGLPEDRRHERVVPRQALTTLRLEGGRETAARIIDISLSGAALACEVELPLDTGLTVGRTPARVVRQFKGGVAIEFRLPLSPDRFDENLVL; encoded by the coding sequence ATGGGCCGGGCCGCGGCGCCGGGCCTGCGCTCCCTCGCGCTGCGGGCGGCGGCGGACCAGCGCCGGCATCATCGCGTCGCCGTGGCGCTGCTCGGCCGCTACATGCTCGCCGACCGGCAGGAATACCCGTGCCAGACCGTCGACATGTCCCCCGGCGGGGTGCGTCTGACCTGCGCGGTCGGCGGCGAGATCGGCGAGCGCATCGTGATCTACCTCGAGCATGTCGGGCGGATCGAGGGCACCATCGCGCGGCTCCTGCCGGACGGTTTCGCGGTGACGATCGGCGCCACGGCGCGCAAGCGCGACAAGATCGCCTCGCAGCTGACCTGGCTCGCCAACCGCGCGGTGCTCGGCCTGCCGGAGGACCGCCGCCACGAGCGCGTGGTGCCGCGCCAGGCCCTCACCACCCTGCGCCTGGAGGGCGGGCGCGAGACCGCCGCCCGGATCATCGACATCTCGCTGTCGGGCGCGGCGCTGGCCTGCGAGGTCGAGCTGCCGCTCGATACCGGCCTCACGGTCGGCCGCACCCCCGCCCGGGTGGTGCGCCAGTTCAAGGGCGGCGTCGCGATCGAGTTCCGCCTGCCGCTGTCGCCGGACCGGTTCGACGAGAACTTGGTGCTGTAG
- a CDS encoding DUF6894 family protein → MPNYYLVFSDIHEAAPSDPIEFADLHHAYLAVCASIPGIAQELLIERKDPLAASCVIADDKGRNLMTVPFTDVLSPSEWRPTKARRRPHGWPRSARSRDDLALASFRRMFGPVDAGCVLMTPEMHIVEMNRFGARHSHVDPEAIRGRSIYGIFADLHGAPKANFTKFMSLAQAGAASQITDLPYLVLDAEGQTTNGWWNARTWPIFDDDENLLGFVEWAEPFTAPTRGGRTKVTVAQKSV, encoded by the coding sequence ATGCCAAATTATTACCTCGTATTCAGTGATATTCACGAGGCGGCTCCGAGCGACCCGATAGAGTTCGCCGATCTCCACCACGCCTACCTGGCGGTCTGTGCCAGCATACCGGGAATCGCGCAGGAGCTCCTCATCGAGCGAAAAGATCCGCTCGCCGCGTCCTGCGTGATCGCCGACGACAAAGGTCGGAACCTGATGACGGTGCCGTTCACGGACGTGCTCTCGCCCTCGGAATGGCGGCCCACGAAGGCCCGGCGTCGTCCGCACGGGTGGCCTCGCTCGGCTCGCAGCCGCGATGACCTGGCGCTGGCGAGCTTTCGCCGGATGTTTGGTCCGGTCGATGCGGGATGCGTCCTGATGACCCCCGAGATGCATATCGTCGAGATGAACCGGTTCGGCGCTCGCCACAGTCACGTGGACCCTGAGGCCATCCGGGGTCGATCGATCTACGGCATCTTTGCCGACCTGCATGGTGCGCCCAAGGCGAATTTCACGAAGTTCATGTCCCTCGCGCAGGCAGGCGCGGCATCTCAGATCACCGATCTTCCCTACCTCGTACTGGACGCCGAGGGCCAGACGACGAACGGCTGGTGGAATGCACGCACCTGGCCGATCTTCGATGACGACGAGAATCTGCTCGGGTTCGTCGAATGGGCGGAGCCATTCACGGCGCCCACACGAGGAGGCAGGACGAAAGTGACGGTTGCCCAGAAATCGGTTTGA
- a CDS encoding DUF6894 family protein, translated as MARYYFDVHDGKHLTRDDVGTECGGPDTIRFEAMMALPAIARDVIPKDGDRQALTVLVRNASNLIVYTATMTFASIWLGEDVPPVAESPDQATEARARWGG; from the coding sequence ATGGCCCGCTACTATTTCGACGTCCACGACGGGAAACACCTTACGCGAGATGACGTGGGTACCGAATGCGGCGGTCCGGACACCATCAGGTTTGAAGCCATGATGGCCCTCCCCGCGATCGCGCGGGACGTCATCCCGAAGGACGGAGATCGGCAGGCGTTGACGGTGCTCGTCCGCAACGCGAGCAATCTGATCGTCTATACGGCCACGATGACCTTCGCGAGCATCTGGCTGGGTGAGGATGTGCCTCCCGTTGCCGAGAGCCCCGATCAAGCGACGGAGGCACGGGCGCGCTGGGGCGGGTGA
- a CDS encoding MmcB family DNA repair protein, which yields MSAALALSLPVDRRQSPTALSVQRGVRRLFAELGHVTIPEFTLANGRRADLIALGGCGKLTIIEIKSSVADFRADRKWPDYRDFCDRFYFAVPETLPVEILPDETGLIVADAFGAEILRPPPEHPLAGARRKAVTLRFAHAAAGLLHALADPGSIREGAL from the coding sequence TTGTCCGCCGCCCTCGCCCTCTCGCTCCCCGTCGACCGCCGCCAATCGCCGACCGCGCTCAGCGTGCAGCGGGGCGTGCGGCGCCTGTTCGCCGAGCTCGGCCACGTCACGATCCCGGAATTCACCCTGGCCAACGGCCGGCGCGCCGACCTGATCGCGCTCGGCGGCTGCGGCAAGCTGACGATCATCGAGATCAAGTCGAGCGTCGCCGATTTCCGCGCCGACCGGAAATGGCCCGACTACCGCGACTTCTGCGACCGCTTCTACTTCGCGGTGCCGGAGACCCTGCCGGTGGAGATCCTGCCCGACGAGACCGGCCTCATCGTCGCCGACGCCTTCGGGGCCGAGATCCTGAGGCCGCCGCCCGAGCATCCCCTGGCCGGCGCCCGCCGCAAGGCCGTGACCCTGCGCTTCGCCCACGCGGCGGCGGGCCTGCTCCACGCGCTGGCAGATCCGGGGTCGATCCGCGAGGGCGCGCTGTAG
- a CDS encoding PepSY-associated TM helix domain-containing protein codes for MRASSVRAWAFVHTWSSLISTLFMLLLCLTGLPLIFHHEIDEVFGVGDAPAAIAGQAPVPVERIAENALRDHPGKAIQYVGWDQHEPDKVFVILNAAADAAPNDATVTLYGAAGGEKLGPSGNAFMQVMLRLHVDLYAGLPGKLFLGAMGLLLVAAIVSGVVLYWPFTRRLAFGTVRPERSRRVAWLAVVGLTGAINTLSEPLVGMWKAETLGRMIAGSQGGPAPARPASLDTIVARAREAAPGMVPGFVAFPGTPFATPRHFGVFLRGTAPLTARLLQPVLLEAGTGAVADSRALPWYLTALLVSQPLHFGDYGGLPMKVLWALLDLVSIVVLGSGLYLWWVRRRRPAPALRAQAA; via the coding sequence ATGAGAGCGTCCAGCGTCCGCGCCTGGGCCTTCGTGCACACGTGGTCGAGCCTGATCTCGACCCTGTTCATGCTGCTCCTGTGCCTGACCGGCCTGCCGCTGATCTTCCACCACGAGATCGACGAGGTGTTCGGAGTTGGCGACGCGCCCGCGGCGATCGCCGGGCAGGCGCCCGTCCCGGTCGAGCGGATCGCCGAGAACGCCCTGCGCGACCATCCGGGCAAGGCCATCCAGTATGTCGGCTGGGACCAGCACGAGCCCGACAAGGTCTTCGTGATCCTCAACGCCGCCGCGGATGCCGCGCCGAACGACGCGACGGTGACGCTCTACGGTGCGGCCGGCGGGGAGAAGCTCGGGCCGTCGGGCAACGCCTTCATGCAGGTGATGCTGCGCCTGCACGTCGACCTGTATGCGGGGCTACCCGGCAAGCTGTTCCTCGGGGCGATGGGCCTGCTCCTCGTCGCGGCGATCGTATCGGGGGTGGTGCTGTACTGGCCGTTCACCCGCCGGCTCGCCTTCGGCACCGTGCGGCCGGAGCGGTCGCGGCGGGTGGCCTGGCTCGCGGTGGTGGGCCTGACCGGCGCGATCAACACCCTGTCCGAGCCGCTCGTCGGCATGTGGAAGGCCGAGACCCTCGGGCGGATGATCGCGGGCAGCCAGGGCGGTCCGGCACCGGCGCGGCCCGCCTCCCTCGACACGATCGTGGCGCGGGCGCGGGAGGCGGCGCCCGGGATGGTGCCGGGCTTCGTCGCCTTCCCGGGCACGCCCTTCGCGACGCCGCGGCATTTCGGCGTGTTCCTGCGCGGGACCGCGCCGCTCACCGCGCGGCTGCTGCAGCCGGTGCTGCTCGAGGCCGGCACCGGCGCGGTGGCCGATTCGCGCGCCCTGCCCTGGTACCTGACCGCGCTCCTCGTCTCGCAGCCCCTGCATTTCGGCGATTACGGCGGGCTGCCGATGAAGGTGCTGTGGGCGCTGCTCGACCTCGTCAGCATCGTGGTCCTGGGCAGCGGCCTCTACCTGTGGTGGGTGCGCCGCCGCCGCCCGGCGCCGGCCCTGCGGGCGCAGGCGGCATGA
- a CDS encoding ABC transporter ATP-binding protein — MRLVGGTALAHGEAVRLDGVSIAFTLKGGKRYVAVEGIDLGVMPGEFVAVVGPTGSGKSTLLNAAAGLLKPASGSVTVFSSALSGLNARAGYLFQADALMPWKTALDNVAVALEPQRVPRAEALARAREWLGKVGLAAFLDRYPHMLSGGQRKRVALAQMLIRDPEILLMDEPFGPLDAQTRQIMGNLLLELWAANRKAVMFVTHDLEEAIALADRVVVLSAGPAARIVGEFRVDLARPRDISEIRLEPQFHALYKEIWSCLRVEVSRAYAGGPA; from the coding sequence ATGCGCCTCGTCGGCGGCACGGCACTGGCCCACGGCGAGGCGGTGCGCCTCGACGGCGTCAGCATCGCCTTCACCCTCAAGGGCGGCAAACGCTACGTCGCGGTCGAGGGGATCGACCTCGGGGTGATGCCGGGGGAGTTCGTGGCGGTGGTCGGACCGACCGGCTCGGGCAAGTCGACGCTGCTGAACGCCGCCGCCGGCCTGCTGAAACCCGCCTCCGGCTCGGTCACGGTGTTCTCCTCGGCCCTGTCGGGCCTCAACGCGCGCGCCGGCTACCTCTTCCAGGCCGACGCCCTGATGCCGTGGAAGACGGCGCTCGACAACGTCGCGGTAGCCCTCGAGCCGCAGCGGGTGCCGCGCGCGGAGGCGCTCGCGCGGGCCCGCGAGTGGCTGGGCAAGGTCGGGCTCGCGGCCTTCCTCGACCGCTACCCGCACATGCTCTCGGGCGGCCAGCGCAAGCGCGTCGCGCTCGCCCAGATGCTGATCCGCGATCCCGAGATCCTGCTGATGGACGAGCCCTTCGGGCCGCTCGACGCGCAGACCCGGCAGATCATGGGCAACCTGCTGCTGGAACTGTGGGCGGCCAACCGCAAGGCGGTGATGTTCGTCACCCACGACCTCGAGGAGGCGATCGCGCTCGCCGACCGGGTGGTGGTGCTCTCCGCCGGCCCCGCCGCCCGCATCGTCGGCGAGTTCAGGGTCGATCTCGCCCGCCCGCGCGACATCAGCGAGATCCGCCTCGAGCCGCAGTTCCACGCCCTCTACAAGGAGATCTGGTCGTGCCTGCGGGTCGAGGTCTCCCGCGCCTATGCGGGCGGCCCGGCGTGA
- a CDS encoding ABC transporter permease, which yields MNRLGLLALQILVGLVGFAIWHVLTVYPILGSPKQIQFFFSTPVDVLKRTWMEMTNPEIWGHLWITLQETVLAFVFGAVGGIAFGFLFARNALLAAVFDPYIKAANALPRVVLAPIFALWFGLGIWSKVALGFTLVFFIVFFNVYQGVREVSPVVLNNARMLGMSERGLLRHVYWPSALTWMFSSLHTAVGFALVGAVVGEYLGSSAGLGYKIHEAESVFDVTGVFAGMLILTVFVIVIDTVVTLIENRLLVWRPQAGGQG from the coding sequence GTGAACCGCCTCGGCCTCCTCGCCCTGCAGATCCTCGTCGGCCTCGTCGGCTTCGCGATCTGGCACGTGCTCACGGTCTACCCGATCCTCGGCAGCCCGAAGCAGATCCAGTTCTTCTTCTCGACCCCGGTCGACGTCCTGAAGCGCACCTGGATGGAGATGACGAACCCCGAGATCTGGGGCCACCTGTGGATCACCCTTCAGGAGACGGTGCTGGCCTTCGTCTTCGGCGCCGTCGGCGGCATCGCCTTCGGGTTCCTGTTCGCCCGCAACGCGCTGCTCGCCGCGGTGTTCGACCCCTACATCAAGGCGGCGAACGCCCTGCCCCGGGTGGTGCTGGCGCCGATCTTCGCCCTGTGGTTCGGCTTGGGCATCTGGTCGAAGGTGGCGCTCGGCTTCACGCTCGTGTTCTTCATCGTGTTCTTCAACGTCTACCAGGGCGTGCGCGAGGTGAGCCCGGTGGTGCTGAACAACGCCCGGATGCTCGGCATGAGCGAGCGGGGCCTGCTCCGCCACGTCTACTGGCCCTCGGCGCTGACCTGGATGTTCTCCTCGCTCCACACCGCGGTCGGCTTCGCCCTCGTCGGCGCGGTGGTGGGCGAGTATCTCGGCTCCTCGGCCGGCCTCGGCTACAAGATCCACGAGGCCGAGAGCGTGTTCGACGTCACCGGCGTCTTCGCCGGGATGCTGATCCTGACCGTGTTCGTCATCGTGATCGACACGGTCGTCACCCTGATCGAGAACCGCCTCCTGGTCTGGCGCCCGCAGGCCGGCGGCCAGGGCTGA
- a CDS encoding ABC transporter substrate-binding protein — translation MQRRSFLAGAAALALSPAAPARADTVKVRIGVGGKPLLYYLPLTIAERKGFFKEEGIEADINDFGGGARSLQALIGGSVDIVTGAYEHTIRMQAKGQDVRAVCELGRFPAIVIGVRKDLADTVKSAADLKGRKIGVTAPGSSTSLTAQYAMLKAGLKATDAALIGVGGGAGAIAAMKKGEIDAISHLDPVIAKLEADGDIKVIIDTRTEAGTRALFGGPNPAAVVYTKQDWIERHAAATQKVVNAFAKSLKWIVAASPEEIADTVPPAYHFGDKPLYVQAVKNSLESYSRTGVPTQEGMASVLELVRTLDPELQGAKIDLAATVEDRFVKRAMG, via the coding sequence ATGCAACGCCGCAGCTTCCTCGCCGGCGCCGCCGCCCTGGCGCTCAGCCCCGCCGCTCCCGCCCGGGCCGACACCGTCAAGGTGCGCATCGGCGTCGGCGGCAAGCCGCTCCTCTACTACCTGCCGCTGACGATCGCCGAGCGGAAGGGCTTCTTCAAGGAGGAGGGGATCGAGGCCGACATCAACGATTTCGGCGGCGGCGCGCGCTCGCTCCAGGCCCTGATCGGCGGCTCGGTCGACATCGTGACGGGAGCCTACGAGCACACGATCCGGATGCAGGCCAAGGGCCAGGACGTGCGCGCCGTGTGCGAGCTCGGCCGCTTCCCCGCCATCGTGATCGGGGTGCGCAAGGACCTCGCCGACACGGTGAAGTCGGCCGCCGACCTCAAGGGCCGCAAGATCGGCGTGACCGCGCCGGGTTCCTCGACCTCGCTCACCGCGCAATACGCGATGCTCAAGGCCGGGCTGAAGGCGACCGACGCGGCGCTGATCGGGGTCGGCGGCGGGGCCGGGGCGATCGCCGCGATGAAGAAGGGCGAGATCGACGCGATCTCCCACCTCGACCCGGTGATCGCCAAGCTCGAGGCCGACGGCGACATCAAGGTCATCATCGACACCCGCACCGAGGCCGGCACGCGGGCGCTGTTCGGCGGGCCGAACCCGGCCGCGGTGGTCTACACCAAGCAGGACTGGATCGAGCGCCATGCCGCCGCGACCCAGAAGGTCGTCAACGCCTTCGCCAAGTCGCTGAAGTGGATCGTCGCCGCCTCGCCGGAAGAAATCGCCGACACGGTGCCGCCGGCCTACCATTTCGGCGACAAGCCGCTCTACGTGCAGGCGGTGAAGAACTCGCTCGAGAGCTATTCGCGCACCGGCGTCCCGACGCAGGAGGGCATGGCGAGCGTGCTGGAGCTGGTGCGCACCCTTGATCCCGAGCTGCAGGGCGCCAAGATCGACCTCGCGGCGACCGTCGAGGACCGGTTCGTCAAGCGGGCGATGGGCTGA
- a CDS encoding GGDEF domain-containing protein yields the protein MPNVLPTYQMPRPAILRWLADPGLDLPADLRGGLLATFLPSIASLVLGAVAMLIIEVAAAIRQPGPLFLSLLAADAALLALRIGIFVRAGRKAAQGLPVPTGLLLASSFAWAGLVGLSTMLCFLSGDPLLQTLAPITMMGILCGIVTRNYGAPRLAVTMVALCDLPLKVALPLHFRDAWFLLGTLLGLLFVVAIRTTVTRLNRTYVEALLAKRENQRRATHDPLTGLRNRTGLMEDLAAGLRRGSDDLALLYLDLDGFKAVNDCLGHAAGDALLVQVAGRISAAIPQEWQAARLGGDEFVILAGGERAHEAAQVAARLIEAVKAPTDVGIGVGLSVGIGWAMPGMTPEALLAEADAALYRAKAAGKGRLATSGARIDRPLDPALDPSATMPGPRAAARVGWA from the coding sequence ATGCCCAACGTGTTGCCGACCTACCAGATGCCGAGACCGGCCATCCTGCGCTGGCTGGCGGATCCGGGTCTCGACCTGCCGGCGGACCTGCGGGGCGGCCTGCTCGCGACGTTCCTACCCTCGATCGCCTCGCTGGTGCTCGGCGCCGTCGCGATGCTGATCATCGAGGTGGCGGCCGCGATCCGGCAGCCGGGGCCGCTCTTCCTGAGCCTTCTGGCGGCGGACGCCGCCCTGCTCGCCCTCCGCATCGGAATTTTCGTGCGCGCCGGCCGCAAGGCCGCGCAAGGGCTTCCGGTGCCGACGGGCCTCCTGCTCGCCAGCAGCTTCGCCTGGGCCGGCCTCGTCGGCCTCTCGACCATGCTGTGCTTCCTGAGCGGCGATCCGCTGCTGCAGACCCTGGCGCCCATCACCATGATGGGGATCCTGTGCGGGATCGTCACCCGCAACTACGGCGCCCCGCGCCTCGCCGTCACGATGGTCGCCCTGTGCGACCTGCCGCTGAAGGTGGCGCTGCCGCTCCATTTCCGCGACGCCTGGTTCCTGCTCGGCACGCTCCTCGGCCTGCTGTTCGTGGTGGCGATCCGCACCACCGTGACGCGTCTCAACCGCACCTACGTCGAGGCGCTCCTCGCCAAGCGGGAGAACCAGCGCCGGGCCACGCACGACCCCCTGACCGGCCTGCGCAACCGCACCGGGCTGATGGAGGACCTCGCCGCGGGGCTGCGGCGGGGGAGCGACGACCTCGCCCTGCTCTACCTCGACCTCGACGGCTTCAAGGCGGTCAACGACTGCCTCGGCCACGCCGCCGGCGACGCCCTGCTGGTGCAGGTGGCCGGACGGATCTCCGCCGCGATCCCGCAGGAGTGGCAGGCCGCCCGGCTCGGCGGCGACGAGTTCGTGATCCTGGCGGGCGGCGAGAGGGCCCACGAGGCCGCGCAGGTGGCGGCGCGCCTGATCGAGGCCGTGAAGGCGCCCACCGACGTCGGCATCGGCGTCGGACTCAGCGTCGGCATCGGCTGGGCGATGCCGGGGATGACCCCGGAGGCGCTCCTCGCCGAGGCCGACGCGGCGCTCTACCGCGCCAAGGCCGCCGGCAAGGGCCGCCTGGCGACCTCGGGCGCCAGGATCGACCGCCCGCTCGACCCCGCGCTCGACCCCTCGGCGACGATGCCCGGGCCGCGCGCGGCGGCCCGGGTCGGGTGGGCGTGA
- a CDS encoding DedA family protein, protein MDFESLRTTVIDFVRDHQAWAPVITGIIAFCESLAVLSLLVPATVILIGIGALIGSGAIPFLPVMVGAAVGAILGDWVSYEIGRYYKDGAKRLWPLSRYPEMVEKGEAFCRRWGAWAIVVGRFIGPARAVVPLVAGVALLPRLPFQLANLSSAFLWAFVWLAPGAGLIDWLRRA, encoded by the coding sequence ATGGACTTCGAGAGCTTACGCACCACGGTGATCGACTTCGTGCGCGACCACCAGGCCTGGGCGCCGGTGATCACCGGGATCATCGCCTTCTGCGAATCGCTGGCGGTGCTCTCGCTCCTGGTGCCGGCGACCGTCATCCTGATCGGGATCGGGGCGCTGATCGGCTCGGGCGCGATTCCCTTCCTGCCGGTGATGGTCGGGGCGGCCGTCGGGGCGATCCTGGGCGACTGGGTCTCCTACGAGATCGGCCGCTACTACAAGGACGGCGCCAAGCGCCTGTGGCCGCTCAGCCGCTACCCCGAGATGGTGGAGAAGGGCGAGGCGTTCTGCCGGCGCTGGGGCGCCTGGGCGATCGTCGTCGGCCGCTTCATCGGCCCGGCCCGGGCGGTGGTGCCGCTCGTCGCCGGCGTCGCCCTGCTGCCGCGGCTGCCGTTCCAGCTCGCGAACCTCTCCTCGGCCTTCCTGTGGGCCTTCGTCTGGCTCGCGCCGGGCGCCGGCCTGATCGACTGGTTGCGGCGCGCCTGA
- the pdxY gene encoding pyridoxal kinase PdxY, translating to MNVLSIQSHVAYGHVGNASAVFPMQRLGVEVWAVHTVQFSNHTGYGAWRGRVFDGPAIEELVEGIAERGVLPSCDGVLSGYMGSADIGTAILRAVARVRAANPAALYCCDPVIGDVGRGVFVRPGIPEFMRDHAVPAADLITPNQFELDYLSGIETRTLADAKAAVAAVQASGPKVVLVTSLHTEETPDDSIDMLAGEGGRFWRLRTPRLSLSVNGAGDATAALFLVHYARSRSAGEALGAAAASVFGLLRRTAEAGAREILTVAAQEEFVAPSRTFPVEAV from the coding sequence ATGAACGTCCTGTCGATCCAGTCCCACGTCGCCTACGGCCATGTCGGCAACGCCTCGGCGGTCTTCCCGATGCAGCGGCTCGGGGTCGAGGTCTGGGCGGTGCACACGGTGCAGTTCTCCAACCACACCGGCTACGGCGCCTGGCGCGGCCGGGTGTTCGACGGCCCCGCCATCGAGGAACTGGTCGAGGGCATCGCCGAGCGCGGGGTGCTCCCCTCCTGCGACGGGGTGCTGTCGGGCTACATGGGCTCGGCCGATATCGGCACCGCGATCCTGCGGGCGGTCGCGCGGGTGCGGGCGGCCAACCCTGCGGCGCTCTATTGCTGCGACCCGGTGATCGGCGATGTCGGCCGCGGGGTGTTCGTGCGCCCCGGCATCCCGGAATTCATGCGCGACCACGCCGTGCCGGCCGCCGACCTCATCACCCCCAACCAGTTCGAGCTCGATTACCTGAGCGGGATCGAGACCCGGACGCTCGCCGACGCGAAGGCCGCGGTCGCCGCCGTGCAGGCGAGCGGGCCGAAGGTGGTGCTCGTCACCTCGCTCCACACCGAGGAGACGCCCGACGACAGCATCGACATGCTGGCCGGCGAGGGCGGGCGGTTCTGGCGCCTGCGCACCCCGCGGCTGTCGCTGAGCGTCAACGGCGCGGGCGATGCCACCGCGGCCCTGTTCCTGGTGCACTACGCCCGCAGCCGCTCGGCCGGCGAGGCCCTGGGGGCGGCGGCCGCCTCGGTCTTCGGCCTCCTGCGCCGCACCGCGGAGGCCGGCGCGCGGGAGATCCTGACGGTGGCGGCGCAGGAGGAGTTCGTGGCGCCGAGCCGGACGTTTCCGGTCGAGGCGGTGTGA